From the genome of Rhododendron vialii isolate Sample 1 chromosome 10a, ASM3025357v1:
CTTAGGGGAGAAGGGGAGAGCGGGTGCTTAGAAAATTTTGGTGCAACCGTTGTACCACATCACCGGGATGATGTGGTGTAACAAAAGCAATCAAAATTACGTGGTGGAATCAAGGTGGTGCTCTCTGTAACCGCAACCCAACGCtactctctcctcctctccccctccccctccccctccccctccccctcccctctccatctctctttGTTGTCAGTCATGCTAACTCCCATCGGAGACGGAGATCCAACATCGGCGAGATTAGTGGCCAAGGAGATGAGTAGGAGCGCTGCATGTTGGATTGACTCCTCTCTGCAAATTAACGGCGGCATAGATCCGTTGGAGGTTgtaaggaagaagaaaagtaaTTCACTGCACAGTCGTACCCTGCTTGGATTCCGATACGTACATCTAATAATTGGTTTGTGACACCATGTCAGCACTATGATTTCTGGTGTTCGTGGATATCATGTTCCTACTTACTGCTATAGCCTGTGTCTATCGGGAAAATACTGGAGTTTTGGAGCTTCACCTTGTGAAAGACTCCAGCCACGAACCTATGAATCTAGATGGAGTAGCCCTTGGTGCTTTGAATAATTTTCATTGTAAGAGACCATCTTGTGCATGGGTCTAGTGTGTCTGTACTTTTAAGACTCCACCCGTTCCACTATAGTAGTAGTACATTAATTGGTGCAAAATGAATTTCAAAATGTAACGTATGGAAATGTTcctttttactaaaaaaataacaCGACTTTTGTAATAAACTATCACTATGAAACGGAGGGAGCACGTACTATCTCACCTTATTCCAGGGCCATTCTTGACATTTTAGGGGCTTAAGCAAACTTCAAGATTGGGCTCCTTGAACGAGTTACATGATACATGATTACCAATGATTACCAATTTTGGGAAATTTCccaaaattaaggaaaatgacggccaaggacgtgtttagataattaatacccgtcaaagacaagctaagaacatttgttaatgctgaatgAAATCTACTGAGGTCAAGCCTTGTAGGCCCAAAGCTCAAGCCTCGTAGGCCTTTTGCCTCATGGACTGGCCTGTCTTATTGAATAAGTAGAAAGGAAAAGCCCTAGATACGGTGCAATATAATAGCAGCTCCATGTTGTGGCTGTAGAGTGATCACAGTGTAAGGAGCATGGGTATAAGAATGTGAGAGCTCAAATGAAAAATGCTGCAAAAGCATAGCCAGGGCCAACTTTGCTTCAGTTATAGCAAAGCTTTGGCCCAAGCAGAATCTGGGTCCCCACCCAAATGGGTAGAATGCATTTTGGTCCTTTGATGCCTTCCAGACCCCTTCTGCAAATCTTTCTGGTTTGAATTCCTCCGCGTCGTCTCCCCAGTACTTGGGATCGTAATGCAGTAGGATTGTGGGCAAGGAAATGTCTACCCCGGCTGGTACGGACATGCCCTCGATCGTTGTTGTGCGTTGTGTGTGGCGAATTAGACTCGTAACTGGTGGATATAACCTTAGGACTTCGTTCAGAACCATCGACACCTGaaaaaacccgaagtggcaggagagatgaaaagaaaatcaactGAGCTGGTGGAGTACTTTACTATTTTGTGGATGGAATAACTGAAAGTTCCAGAAGAGAGCGTAGTGAAGCAACATGAAGCGTGAAAGTACACAACTTTATGTTTGTTGGTTTAGCTGAATTCTCATAGTCCAAATTAATTGTGTCTGGAATTGATTTGGACTAAAATGGTGTCTGGAATTCAATTCCGAAGCACCGGGATAAAAAAAAGGTACCTGGAATTGTTCAGGCCTACATATGATTCGGCCAACCATTTTGTAGAATGTAGATTAATTTTCtggtcattcttttttttttttttaaattatttatttgcCTAAAAattatttgtctttttaaaatttttttgaactgaaCTTTTTTAAAGTTTGATCTCTATTTTTGTACCGTTGACTCATCTCATCCAGACGAATGAATAATAATGTTAAcgcaaaatttataaaaatttaatacGGATGACAATAAGTCAAAAAGAATTAGGCCAAActcgagatcgagagagagagagagagagataaaaatttAATACGGATGACAATAAGTCAAAAAGAATTAGGCCAaactcgagagagagagagagagagagagagagagagagagagagagagaggactcaCAATCTTGAGGTGGTTTAATATTTCCAGATCAGGTTTCCTTTTCCCACAAACTCTTAGGACCTCTTCTCTGGCCTTCTCTTGCCAACCTGGGTGCATAGACAAGATAACCAGTGTCCAAGTCAGCCAGTTTGCAGTGGTCTCTTGACCAGCAAAATAGAACAATTTGCATTCCTCTATCAAATCCTCGGTGCTCATCCCATTTTCAGCTTCTTGTTTGCATTGTATCAACAACCCTAGCAAATCATCATCAGTACCATCCCCACATTCTTTCTTCCTCATGGCCTCCTCTTTCTTCTGGATCATGTCCCCTAAAATTGCCTTGATCTCATTGTCTATCTTATATCTCCTCTTGTTTTTCCTCGTCGGTACAAATCTGTGCGAAAAGTTTTTCCTAAATCAATTCATCGATCGAGAGAAAAGAATATGTAGTAGACTGCAAGGAATTAATTTTCGCAATTCTCTTTTTTACCATCcgcacaattttttttcccgtctgCAGGCACCTTAATTTACTGAATTATCCCTTTATATACATGGGAATCACTAAATCGATAAAGTGATAGTAGTGTAAATTTGCATGAATAATGACATAAAAGAGAGTGCAGATAATTGTAAGTAgttagaaaatgatttttaatttattgCCATAAATCTTCCGGTTCAGCTTACGCACAATCTCAGAGCTCTAACAAACAGGTTTACCTACTTCTACTAAAATCTAACTTCTATGATGTTCAAAACAAAACCGAAAGGAATAATTTAAAACTGTGCAGGGATCTTCTGGAAAATAGGTGTGAAGAAAGTGGTATGAGAAAATAGAGGAATGGTAAGAAGGGGTTGCCTCACCTCAGACCAGGAAAGTAAATTGATTGATATGCTTCCATGACCAGCACAACTTGCTCTTTCTGAAGTTCAAACACCTTCTTTCCTTGTTCATAGCTGCTCCCGAAGGCGGCACGAGCAATAACATCTGCTGAAAATATTTGGAACTCGGCTGCCATGTCTACTTCACATGACCCTCCTGGACTAACCAGCTCCTTCAATTTATCAACTAGTTTGCACCCGCTGGCCAAGAATGCCGGCATCATCCCCTGTTCACGGAACCCGTTATTAGTTAGTAAAAGGTGTGATGTTGGGCACTTGGGCCTATATTGACTATTGAAGGTTACAGTGTGTGATGGCTGGGTTGATTCGGACAGGAATTTTGCGTCCTTGTCTTTTATTCTGCCATGTGATTCGCTAGCTCGTGGACCGCCTCAATTCAGATACCAATGAATGGCGATCGAGATCTCCTAAATGGGTCTGTCGAGTCACAATTTGACGACTGGCAGAGTTCGAACTTTGTACAGAAGGTTTTTCCGTACCATCTCCTAATTTGACGACTGGCCAATTCACCATTTCGAACTTTGTACAGAGAGTTTTTCGTGGTACCAGCTCCTTTCACCTATTCCGCAGCTGAAGCTTTTGTATGGCATGCACTTCAAGAAAAGATTAGCTACCAAGGATAATTTGGATATTTGCAAGGTTCCTTTAGATAatctttgtcttcttttttttttttttttttgggtcaatcgGTGTCTTTATTGATCACTGTAAAATAGGAACATCCAATTCTGCTTCCCTACACACCCAACTTGGGAAACGTAGGCGAAGCCAGGGAAAGGGTACTAGGCTAATAACATTAGCCACCCTATTACAGCTACACAGAACAAAATTAAACGAACATAACAGTCTTTGTCCAAATGGTGTTAATTCTGCTGAGAACAAAGTTCATGGCTTGGGAGAAAGTCATATTGCCACTAAACATTAGGAATGCAGTGGGTATCCTCACCcctttttcaatcaaattttccAACCCTATACCGGTTCTGATCAAAACGAAATTGCACCACCAAAACTGTCCGCTCTTTTGAGGCTAGTTGGTCTATTTTATTTCCATCGCTTGTTGGTCAATTTGGACTTAGAGCATATTGTCACAAACTTCACTCCGAGCCAAATTTTCCTGATTCGATTGAGGGGGTCCCTTAACGCATCCTTGCCAGAAATAGAGAATGCCATTTTTAACAGAATCAGTGAATGCAACTGTTGCTGAATCCATCTCATAGGGTGGAAACGGCCCCATGTGCGATGGTCTAAGCTCAATGTCTATGGGACTTCTTAAGCATCTACAGGCAGAGCTCAAGGAGGCAGTTATTTTCGCGAGTGTTTTGGGCCATGCGTAAAAGGGCTTTAAACAGATcctctggttttttttttttggatcgacAAAGAAGAAATGTATATGATAAGGAAGAGAAGATACAAGAAACCCAAAGGTTGAAATTCAAAAGATGGCAAGCTGCCAACCAAACCAACCCCGGAACCAAAACAACCAACTAAACCAGGTCAAACAAGCTAAACTGAAACCCCTGCAGGGCCTGCACCGAAAACCGCAAACTACAAGCTGCAAAATCCCCAAAGCCaactgtttacaccataatttagtatttagtatattataatcgattgggtcagaatgttacacgtgtcaacgcATTTTAGACCGATTGATATAATgcaaatgcaatatgaagcctgttaaggaaaatggactgatcaaacggttgatattcgactggacacgtgtcagaattttgtatcacatgCGGATCGTGAGTCAGACggttaatgcaagcaggcagttgaaataattacaacgttggaaacatgtgagatcatggagaagtaaccgcctcatgcagatagtggagcaagaatagggagcatggagccaactaattcaaatcgaaggagggaagtccgtatgatttgaatttcaagtcgacaacagcctataaatacaagaaaggaagatatttagaacccccaatcaatcgcccaaaggcttctacttttatctgtactttacatttcttgctctaggagtagcttgtaatttaaccgtctgttcgattgtgttctcatagtcgatttgacttctacaccgagggataataaagtccattttgttgttcttcttccatctccattcacttcattaagtttgcttccagagaagtcctgaaatacggcaaggaaccaaactccaccaccacaaacttccagcacacttagcaatctctagtcgattagtcgactatcagtaaaatagacaaacaattttggcgctagaaggagggcatcattactaatttggaagtaatggcaccaGCGACAAGGAAACAAGGCGACCGACCTGCAGAGCCTCAGAATGAAGGCCTAGAAAGCCAAACTGACGTGGCGCATCCTGAACAAAGGGTGCCAGAAAATAGCCAAGGAAATGGCTTGAGCGCACCAACAAATATACAGGGCCTTTCCAGGCAGTTGGCACAAGTTTTGTCTAACCCAGAAGACGAAGCGGCACAGGAATTGATTACCCTAATGAGAAGGGTAGTTACGCCCCCATCTGTCATAGATGTGGATGCACATGGTGTAGTACATGAGCAACTGCAAACTGGAGATCTGCCTAGACAGTCACCTCAACAGGTATATACAAATCCAGCATTCGATTCAAATATGAATGTGCACAGTCGACCGTTTGTTGAAGCAACTGCTCTACGGTCCACAATCAAGCCAACTAGTTTTTACCAGAGTGTcccatctatatatgaagttggTAACAGTAGTGGAAATGGTCAGAATCATGGTTTAAATTCTAGTCAAAGTCCTCAGGCTGGTTTCACAGGAGTCCGTGTCATGAATAATGGTCAACACATATACAATGCCGCACAAACTCTGCCAAATCATGGCAGTTATACTTATCATACTATGCCAGTAGGACCGAATAATGGAAATAGTGGTCAGTACGTTCACAATGTGCCAAACATTGGCAATGGGAACGGTCAGAATGGCCCTCTTGCACAACCTTATGTACCAAATGTCCTTAGAGCCCCAGATCCCATGAATATTAATAGGGCACAAATATTAGAAGTCATCCAAGATGTGTACGGACCAGGGCTACGCAGGGTGGAAAAACCCATGTTTAGAAAGCcttacccacattgggttgacaatGTTCCTTTGCCAAGAGGGTATAAATTGCCTGAGCTTTCACTTTTTAGTGGTACAGAAAATCAGTCGACAATTGAACATGTAGGACGGTTTTGTCTACAGTTAGGAGAACTTGGCTCTGATGatgtttttaagttaaaattatTCCCACATTCATTAACTAAAACAGCATTCACATGGTTCATAAGCCTGCCTGCAAATTCTATCCATacgtggcaagatatggaagaacaatttcatgctcaatatTTTAGACATGAACCAGAGGTCTCAATTGCCGACTTGGCTAAGTTAAAGCAGAAGCCAAATGAAACGGCAGAACAGTTTTTAACTAGAtttaagagattaagaaaccaATGTCATTGTAATGTGCCAGAGACCGAGATAGTTCGAATAGCTCAAGATGGTCTcgagtttaattttaaaaagcagtttaatggatctaatttcaaagatCTGTTTGAGCTCTCCATGAGGGCATCTCAGTTTGAAGCTATTTTACAAGAAGAAGAGCTTTTGAGGAACACGTCTCTAggaacatattaccaagatgtggaaggtgatattgagattgatgtAGCGCAAGTCATTGGAAAGACCCCTATAATTTGTGACACTTTGGTTAAAacagaaaaaccaatgaatatgccttcatctcaacccaataggcgtggggggcaagcaaattatagacaataTTCGTTTGATTTGGCACaagctgaccaaatatttgatgaattgttgaaacaaaaatttgttactttgagtcctgggcatattattccttctgataaggatagaaaaggaaaagaatattgtaaatggcacaattcatttaggcataatactaacaacTGTGTTACATTCCGAAATTGTGTGCAGGACTTGATCCAGAAGGGACTGTTGCAGTATGCTAAAGGCGACAAGGATCCCATGGGAATTGAATCCAATCCTTTTCCCaagattgaagtgaacatggtgacGGCCGGCCTAGCCAAAAGGCTAGGTTCCACTGTGACGAAACAAAAGCAGGGGGAGGAGGATCACATGCAGACTGaagaagagtcagcaaagtctcaTACCTCTAGATTCCCAAACGACTACCTCTGCATTAGGTGTGGGCATGAAGTCCAGTATGGGGAAGCAATTATAGCAGAAAAAGATCAGAGaagtgcattctccaagtccGGACTGAGGTTCAACACAATGGGAGGAAATGACCTTCAAATTTATGTGGGAGCCAAACTGATTTATGAAGGTATAGATCCGGGGCTCTTTAACAGAATAGAGTCAGAGCATTGCTATGggccagatgatggaccattttTATTCAGGGGACATCCAGTCGTGCCTGCAAGGCCTGGGGTGCCTTCTTGCCAAGATCTTGAGGCGGCGGGGTACCAATTTCCTAATCAGAGGAGATACCCTAGTCAaaggggtgttggtttcagaagAGATACTGGACCACGAGGTAGAGGACCTTATGGACGTGGATGGCACCAACCTAGGATGGTAATGCCACCCAATAATGATCACGAGGAATGGAGCACGCTTAGCCATCCAAAGTTCCCAGCAGAGGGTTGGTACACTAAGGTATCCAGTTCACAGAAAAGAAGGCTTCAAAGGAAGTTTGCAGCCAGGGCTTATGGTGACCCATGGGACCATGTGTTCGAaccaagagagagattggaaccATCAAAGGTTCCAAACATGGTATGGACCCGGGATCAAGGAGAAACTAGTGGCCCAAAGCAGATAATTCAAAAGCATGGGGGGCAAGAGAGTAGTGCTACAGATCCTCCCCAGTCGACTGCCCAACTGAAGGgtaaaaaagaattgaagcagagcttaaagaagaaaatggaggaattcCAGAAGCTCATGGAggcagatgatgatgatgatctctttgacgaAGGGTCAGAACAGGAAGACCTGATCAAAGATGCGTCACCGTCTCCACAGAGATCTGCAACATTTGGAGAAAGCCTGgccgcaatccaattcgggtcagtacctataaactaccagtgtaatatgattttagttCTGCCTAAGCAGTTtaaggcaaaaccaaatcagccaATGAATTTGGCAGGCGATGTTGAGGATAATACCCAatcgattgtaaaaataatggacaaagAGAAGCATCCTCAGTCACAGCCCATTAATGTTGAGACGGATAAACATGGAAACAGTGTTGTAGTTCTTAGAACACCTGATGATGCCTCAATAAGGCATTTAAGACCACTGTATATTAAACTGCATATGAATGGCCAACCTATCTCGAAAGTGTTGGTCGACAATGGG
Proteins encoded in this window:
- the LOC131303994 gene encoding cytochrome P450 CYP72A616-like isoform X2 gives rise to the protein MGDQVMILKTLAWASVTLILYSVVRLFYDIWWKPKSIEKKLKQQGIKGNSYKLLYGDFKEIVRITKEEWSKPMALNHRIVPRVKPFIQAMVQKYGEKWSKRRRLITPAFHHHKLQGMMPAFLASGCKLVDKLKELVSPGGSCEVDMAAEFQIFSADVIARAAFGSSYEQGKKVFELQKEQVVLVMEAYQSIYFPGLRFVPTRKNKRRYKIDNEIKAILGDMIQKKEEAMRKKECGDGTDDDLLGLLIQCKQEAENGMSTEDLIEECKLFYFAGQETTANWLTWTLVILSMHPGWQEKAREEVLRVCGKRKPDLEILNHLKIVSMVLNEVLRLYPPVTSLIRHTQRTTTIEGMSVPAGVDISLPTILLHYDPKYWGDDAEEFKPERFAEGVWKASKDQNAFYPFGWGPRFCLGQSFAITEAKLALAMLLQHFSFELSHSYTHAPYTVITLQPQHGAAIILHRI
- the LOC131303994 gene encoding cytochrome P450 CYP72A616-like isoform X1 — encoded protein: MGDQVMILKTLAWASVTLILYSVVRLFYDIWWKPKSIEKKLKQQGIKGNSYKLLYGDFKEIVRITKEEWSKPMALNHRIVPRVKPFIQAMVQKYGKISLSWSKTRPNLIIADPELMRSILNDKNGDFQKPPVNPLVDLLTLGVSTLEGEKWSKRRRLITPAFHHHKLQGMMPAFLASGCKLVDKLKELVSPGGSCEVDMAAEFQIFSADVIARAAFGSSYEQGKKVFELQKEQVVLVMEAYQSIYFPGLRFVPTRKNKRRYKIDNEIKAILGDMIQKKEEAMRKKECGDGTDDDLLGLLIQCKQEAENGMSTEDLIEECKLFYFAGQETTANWLTWTLVILSMHPGWQEKAREEVLRVCGKRKPDLEILNHLKIVSMVLNEVLRLYPPVTSLIRHTQRTTTIEGMSVPAGVDISLPTILLHYDPKYWGDDAEEFKPERFAEGVWKASKDQNAFYPFGWGPRFCLGQSFAITEAKLALAMLLQHFSFELSHSYTHAPYTVITLQPQHGAAIILHRI